gcattacaaggttcctagagaagttctctggagatacctggaggcaaaaggtgtgtcggttccctacattatggcgattaaggacttGTAtaatggggctaagactcgggttaggacagtaggaggggactctgagcatttttcggTTGTAATAGGATTACACCAAAGTTCTGCGCTTAGTctgttcttattcgccctggtgatcgACGCGTTAACACATCATAtacaaggggaggtgccatggtgcatgctattcgctgatgacatagttctgattgatgagtcgtaagccggtgttaacgagaggctagaggtttggagacaggctcctgagtctaagggtttcaagctgagtagGATGAatacggaatacctggagtgtaaattCAGCGTTGAGCCAGGGGAAATGGGCGTgaatgtgaggcttgaatcacaggtcatcccgagtagaggcagcttcaagtaccttggttcggttatccaggggggatgggagatcgacgaggatgtcacacaccgtattggggtaggatggatgaaatCTGAAGTCcggtgtgacaagagagtgccactaatactcaaaggtaagttctacaaagcAGCGGTTAGACCGGCCatattgtatggggctgagtgttggcccattaagaactcacatatccagaagatgaaagtagcagaaatgaggatgttgaggtggatgtgcgggcacactaggatagataagattaggaatgatattattcgggagaaggtgcacgtggctcccattaatgacaagatgcgagaagcgagacttagatggttcggacatgtacaaaggagaagcccagatgctccggtacggaggtgtaaGCAGCtagttgtggagggcacgagaagaggtagatggcggcctaagaagtattggggaaagGTGATTagacaggatatggcgaggctccagatttccgaggatatgacacttgataggaagatgtggaggtcgagtattagagttgtaggttaggatgtagttgagtcttgacttacttcgtaccattgtgggactagctaggtaggatttttgtctaagatagctagtgacaATGTTGTGTTTTACTACTTCGCTTTTTAGtacatgtcctatttactagctatcgcttttgctttgcatctttcttctacaTTTCATGGTGtacctatttttcctatgattgttgtggtgatactaatattgtctccttttgtccttttgtctttttgttttcttgagccgagggtctttcagaaACAGTCTATCTACTCCTttgggataggggtaaggtctgcgtacacactaccctccccagaccccattagtaagattttactgggttgttgttattgtcatTTTTGGTCAATCAATTTACAAATTTAATCGTGTTTGGAAGTGGTGAAGATTATTTAAGACCAGAATTTAAATCTCAATAGAGCAAAAAATCAAGGTGATCTCTTTATATTAGATTAAGCCGTAACACGTTAaatgatttcttctttatctGTATAGGCTTTAGCGGCCGCATAATTATCCAATACTTCTATTTGTAGAAGATGGCATGTACTTAACGTAGTAGTTGAGGTAATGCATAAGCATAACTGATCCTAATAATACTTACCATTTAAAAAGTAATATTACATATATACTTACATAGTATGTAATTAGAGGCAAGCCTATGGTGTAATAAGAGAGGTCAGCAGCACTCGAACAGCTCAGTAAAAACTCAATATATACATGTATAAGTCTTAAAAAATAGTAATATATTAGTAGTGACATCCTACATGCAAAGAAGATTTTGGTTGAATGCAAAAAATAtattgtaatgactcggccgatcgttttgagtatttcagccctgtttctcatttattgctcaatttatgctttacaactattttatgacttatcgggttagttggttcgggtccgaaaggaattcggagtgaaatgagatatttagtctcataatttaaaatataagttAGAAAAATTGATCGGATGtgaacttatgtgtaaacgacctcggatttgaatttttatgattcctctagctctgtatgataattttggacttaggagcgtgcccgaaaaattatttggaggtgcgtagtggaattaggcttgaaatggcgaaagttcaatttttgggaagtttgaccggggggttgacttttgatatcgaggtcggaatccgattctggaaatttgaataggtctgtcaatcggacgtgatttgataagtttccatgttgtttgtaaaatttggaaatttcaaagttcattaggcttgaattcgggtGTAATTTGTATTTTTGACgtcatttgatgtgatttgaggtttcgactaagttcgtatgatattttaggacttgttgatgtatttggttgaggtctctgaggcctcgggtgagtttcggacggctaacggatcaattttggactttgcatTTCAGCTGAAGAATGTTGATTTTCTGtcactggtttccttctatgcgatcacgtgagaaggtacgcgatcgcataggcttgTTTGGGCAGAGGTGaaattgttctatgcgatcgcgtgaaggcaaccgcgatcgcgtaggcttgttgAGGCAGTGgcgattttgttcttcgcgatcgcataaagaggaccgcgatcgcgtagctatGGGAGTCTGATATTCGCGAATGCGTGAAGaaggtcgtgttcgcgtagagtaagtggagcagaaGTGGAGGTCAAGCGTTTtatgcttcacgatcgcgtggacgagtccgcgatcgcgtaggcctaTGAGTttgagcttcgcgatcgcgtagagttaatttggACAATGGAagaattgtgcttcgcgatcgcgtggacaggtccgcgatcgcgtagagcaaatcactagacagaatgtttaagttctgaaaatgggacttcgtcccatttttatttttaccgATTTAGAGCTCGGATAGAGgtgatatttgggagatttttagagaaatCAATAGGGttagtgttcttaactcaatattggttaaattacctgaatccatggttgtttttaacatttaattgatgaattaacttggaaaattatgaaaaccctcttgatttaatttgaagatttgagggtcgagttgatgttagatttgagtaaaattagtatggttgaacttataattggatgcgttatcggattttgtaattttcgtcggattccgagacgtgagccccacatgcgattttgtggtgtaatttcggattttaatggaaaaattagtattttaatataaaattaatttctataatttgtgtGGACTAAATtaaatttattgtggctagattcgagccgttcagaagttgatacacgcataatgaaatttttggagcattgtttagcttgctcgacattggattcgttttgttcgaggtaagtaacatctctaatcttggagctgagggtatgaaccctaattATACGTATTAtgtaaattgtttggaggtgacgcacatgctaggtgacgggcgtatgagcgtgcaccgtagaaattgagactcgATTGATTTCTTAGAGCTTTATAGTCAATTAACTATTATTTctccatgtatttttatgtgttaagAGAAACTAAGTTGTGActcgtgttagaaatcatgcttaggcaaataTTGGTATTATTGccttattgggacccactgaggtcatttcttttgtcaaattatttgtttaaattataacTTCATAcccagtcatgttcattcatttcatatcatctctcagtctaTGTTGCTATTTaatgattcatcatatcatcattttggggtaattttcatggcattgtgagcccgagagactggagagattgatgactgagtgagaccgatgGCTTGGTTGTGAGGATGatgataggatcgggctgcatgccgcagcaggccatattagatttatatatattattatttatgggatcgggttacacgccgcaacatagttgactgatttatgccatgattagcTTGTTATAGtgtttgggctgaaggatcccctccggagtctgtacacacccccagtgagcgcaggtacctactgagtgcgagtgtcgagcgattgtgaggattgagtgactgtgaggactgagtgactgtgaggactgagtgactgtgaggactgagtgaattgatactctgagagtatgcatatgattttatcactgagatacattgcattgatatgcacacatgacatacagacaCAGacatgtatttttctcatgttgtacggtatcacgtcattcatgacttctcacacatattgcatatgggcatagtgatacattttccactggctatctggaaaggaaatgaaacattttatttattatttaaaagatttttgggaaaattattattttcaaacttactcatatttttggtaacttcggtaaacgatttgagTTTTTACTGATACACTTGAAAggtagaactattttcagaaatcatgatttaagctgagcattttatcttcgagttacttcttttattacttgctttatattattatgaactgttgttggttattggagttggactttgaccttggtacaagctcgtcactactttcaacctaaggttaggtttgttacttattgagtacatggggtcggttgtactcatactacacttatgcaccttgcgtgcagatgttggctgttgatgttgttgtgttcgatgggagctggatttgaagatgtacctgtgttccagtCATTGCTGCTTCTTATTCATGGTAACTTTAGAATTTTaaatttgttcatgtatatttcaaatagatgatgtattttattttataccaaccttgtaaattctaatcttaaaagttcatgatttgtactatcagttcttGAAGAGTGTATTAGAATCAGTTAtatattattgaaattggttagttAATAATTGACTTACATAACGAGTTAGAGTTAGGTATCATCACGACTAGTCGCCTCATAATGTAATGCATAATTATATATAAGTTTTTCGTTTCAaacaaagagtaaaagattgtAAGGAAAGTTCCCACATATATAAAATCACCCAGAACGTCCCTATATAGAAAATAATTGtaggaaaaaacaaacaaacattcTCAAAACTAAGTTACCAGGCCATGTGGCAAGTGTTTGGTGGGCGTTAGGAGAGGAGGATTTTGTTGGAGTTTGTACATAAGTACTACAATAAATAATGTCTTCAATAATCTAAAGAAAGCAATGATTTGATAATGACAAGAAATTATACATACAATCTTGAGAAGAAATagctttaattttaatatttgttttttcattGGGGGGTGGGGAACAAGAAGAAGAGACAGGTCATCTCAACAAGACATAGCCTCCTCCTTAATTATCATGGCCACCATTTCATGTACAGCACTTGCTATCTCACTCACTGTATTTAGCTGACAATTATCTTCCACCTGTCTCATGTAAATACAAATAGTTAGATCCCCTTCATTTTGCTTCTTATCACTCAAATCTTTTTGGCCAATATAATGAGaatatatattgcctaaaataagaagcaagaaaaggaaaaaaaaaacagtactttgagtttcatataatggttGAACTGAGGATGTATACTATTATTTTCATGCAGTATCAAACTTCTATAAGGGTGCCGTTTGATGAAAATCTCTCTTGTATACGTATCAggaaaaaaataacatatttttatattttgaaactcTTTGAATTTCTGCTTATCATTTTACCTTCATAATatggttttataattttataaatgACATGACATATTTGAGACCATAAGTTCCATGTGTCAAAACCCTTTTTATCTTAAATTTTGTGATCAGTCATAACACATATAATCTTATAAAATTGCGTATATACTAACCTTGACACTGAATGAGTAAAGAACCGTATGATCAGCTGTTGAAACAGTGAGGTGAAGAATTGTAAAGCACATAGCTTGTAACCAATTAACAATCTTCAATAATTGTTTTGGTCTTCTCCTTGACAAAACCTTAACATTAGCATGGCTTTCCACCATTGTCACCTCGATGTCTGCCACCGCCGACCGCCTCTCCTCCGTCGTTGCCCCGTCGTAGGCGGTGGCCATCGGGTGGTTGTTTGCGGTTGCGTATTGAGGAAAAGTGAAGAACTTAGAGAAGGGATGTTGAGAAGCATTATTTGGTGATGATTGCTTTTTAACTTCTTGTTTATGAGCTTccaagaattgaaggagttgttCAAGTTCTTTTACAAAATTAATTGCGCCTCCAACAATTGATGCTTGGTCTCCCTGTTcacattaataaataaaaaaaggttaAATTATTGTACTAATGATTTATAATAATGTTTTACTACTTAATTGACTTTAACTACCAAGCTGGATGATGTTTCCTAGTCTTTAGGGCAATTTAGACGTTGctttttaattaaattaaagacGATCCTACCCGTTACCAACCCAAACAATACAACTTATAAGCTAAAATTTATACATAAAACATGCATGAATAGTATAGTAGAAAGATTTACTTACAGATCTATGAAGACACTATATGGTCGGAAAtgttaaaaaatagtaaaaacaacaataacaatattcaTCGTAAAAATATTAACGATAACAATAAAGGGGTTAATTTAACCCTAACTTTCTGGGCATGCTGTCAGTCTATAAATTTTTACTGGGAAAATTGACATATAAAATTCCTTATAGCAAGCTGCAAGACTAATATGGTGAcctaaaaatatattaaaagtactATAATCAGAATTgtaaatttctttatattttttatgcataTAACCTAAATGTGTAAAATAAGGATGTAACTTAATAGATACGACAGTGTAAAAAATTTTATGGTatcaatataatttaattaaactAGTATAGCAAATAATCAACCTTTTTTTTCCTGATTTTTGtctgtatatataaattaaactcataatacTAATAATATCATTGTGAcgctaaatatttttttttaaatgccaACATGCCTATTAATGCATGTCGTtacgtgcgtgtgtgtgtgtgtgagaaagagacagagagagagacagagaaaGTACCCTTTGAGCATAAGAAGGAGGCATCAATGATCGGAGAACGGCGAGGTAATCGTTCATTTGCCGGCGGCGATTTCTTTCGACAGCAATGTGAGTCATCCTTTGGTTTTCTATTTCCTCCTTGTTCTTAGAACATTTAGTGCGCCGTCTTTTTCTCCGGCAGGAAACAACCGGAGTCTCCACCGGAGGATATTCAGCCGGCAAGAATCCGGTGCAAACTTCAGGAGATGAAGAGTTGTTATTATAGCTTTGTGCTATTGAAGAATGAGAAGAATCCCAATTATATTCATGAAAAAAGCCACCAAGATTGTAAATATCTTTGTGGCTATAAGTGAAAGGATCTTGTTGGAAAACAACAGTTTCAAGAGccatttttcctctctttttttgttttctgaAATACCCTACTATTGATTTTCTCTCTCAAAAATTGGCTAAATTGGTAAAGGGTTCAATGGGGTTTATAAAGGCTTGAAAACCAGAAGGAAATGAAGTAACAAAAGCCAAGTGGCCGTACGAATCAAATTGTATAAATTTCTTAAGCTACAGAAACTACTACACGTGAGAGGCTATGTTCTTTGGtttgtgtgtgagagagagaaacACAGAGAAACATTCTATTGTTAGTTCCTTAATTAAATATCCTCTTGTTCATCATCGAGGAGGGTTGTGGGGAAAGAAGAGGGGTGGGGTGGGGTCTATGCTTGTCTAAACAAGAAAAAAGTAGCGCACATAATTTTATGTAACCACGGCTGAGTGAAATGGTAGTATTAATGAGTAAATTTTGGtcagtaaaatttatattttttgttagGATACAAATAATTTTTCTGATTCAATTTATATGACATATTTCAATTATTGAGAGTCAATTTGAttaatttttaaagctaaattaaaTTAATTCAACTCAATATTTTAAACGGTGAGAGCAAAATGATACAGTATAAGCTTTGATAATagccagtgagtaataacaagtTTGATTTACGTACAATTTAAGAGATTATAATGCCGAAGTTATTAGTGTGGAGTTATGCACGAACTATTTATCCAAAGATTGTTTCTTTAATAGCTTAATTTGTCATTAATCACTCTTATCCATATTTTAATTGTACAAATAATTTTCTTATAGCTATTTGCACTGATCATTATTAAATGAGTTTTAAGTCTTATGTACTGTGTAAAGATTTTTTTATACTATTTACTCAAAGTGTATTTACAAGTAAGTCTCccaaaaatacaaaattagtaaactaaaaaataaaatggTTATATGCTATAAAAGGTAAACACAACATAATATATAAAACTCTTATATTGACGATGTATACAACTTAAACGCAAAATAATTCAAAAGTTTCTTCCCCTGGCTCAGGAGCGGAGTTACAGTAGTGGGTGCGAATGCGGGCAAACTTAGTGACTTTTTTCGGAACCCTGTATTTTGTATTGAAATATTTATCaaatctatataaatatatactgcCGAACCCAGTAACAAAAGGGGTCTTGGTTCAATGGTAAGGGCTGTGGGTTCATTTGGGAAAGATAGGGGTTTGATTCCCTCTGAAAACAGTGTTTTATTTGTAAAATTTAGAACCACACACATCAAATCCTAGCTCCGTCTCGACCTGGCCCACCTCTTTCTTCCATTGCAAGAGAAAAGATGCTGCAGAATATGTTTACGTATTTTGATATAGCATTTGTTTGTCTTCATTTGGTGATAACAATACTTGCGAGTTTGACATGGTGAATCTTTTTATCTTTGACCAGAGAGAGACTACTCTGAACAGAATGAGTCAGTGAATGCTTTACAATAAAAGGAGTTAATTCAATTGAATTCATGTGACTGACCGTACTAAAAACAAAAGTGGAACTCTCTGCAGAAATTAATCGTCAAGAAATTCATAATATATAAAGTTTACAATCAACAACAAAATTTTTACATTATCACGAtatttaaaagataataattacACGTAGCAATCAATAATGAATGAGATCAATAACCTAAAAATAAGGTACATAAtatattacaaaatatatatattacatatataGTATAAATATTCATTATACTGTatttaatataaattttaaagtttaaaaatgaagaaataacaaaAAGATGAACATGTTCTCTATTTCCAAATACCACTTCTTTTGTGCTTGAAACGCCAACATCTGCTTTCTTAGTTGTAGCTTTTGAACTATCAATCTTTTTATGTTAAACTCCAATTTCGATGAAACTTTTCTGCTACTTATAATATATTCGAGACTTTAGCTAGGTAGGAGGCTAGGAGCTGAGCACCAACGGATCGTACCAAGTTGTATTCTTTAATTATTTATGTATCTATTTGTATTTGCTTTTTCCCCGCAAAACATATTTGGTGCTAACCGCTAAGTAAACACTCCACCCCTTATTTATGTGAACCTAATTATTTGACTGTGTATaaagtttaaaaagaaaaaaaaaagacttttgaacttaTAATGTAAAATAAGGCATAAAtattttatgtggttataaataattacataaaggtaaaaataattttttttacgcggagtaaaaaaaaaaattagttcacataaattaaaacggagcgAGTAGAAAAAATAGTGAAGTGAGGGAAAAGGCTAACTCATTTGTTTGAAAACAAATCATCATATCATGAGATAAACCAGTTATTGCAATATGTGGCTTGCTCCGATACCATATTAAAAAACCCAACGTTAAAGATTGTGGCTCCGATATCATATTTAAAAAAAGTGAATCTAAAACTTAATTCAATTCAAATTAGTTAACTTCATGAGATGAGAATTGTTCAAAACTATATAACTAAATAGTCCATATTAATACTctaattatattatattttcttgaattaatagGGGGTGTGGAGGTGGAGAATTAGGGTAGAAAGTTAGTAGGTACTTGAGCGTATTTCCTTTCCTTAGCAATAGTATATTAGTATTATTCTTGTATTTCCATATTcttagatttctattactacCCTTCTATTAATACCTGATGTTTCTTctactttaatttttttattatcttgttgttgttacttttttttttatggcgttttttcttgagccgatggtctatcgaaaataatgtctctaccttcacaaggtaggggtaaggtctgcatacacactatccCCCTCAAACCCCACTGTTAGTCAAACTGTAATACTATAATATAATGAAACAGTAATATTTTTGtaatataaaacaaaaatagaaaatcagaAGTAAAGCTGAATCtcgaaataataaaatataatctgAAAATAAATTTCGGAATAAATTGAGCCCACTGAATGCACAATATGTccataagaaaattattcccctcaagcaCCCGAGGTGTTGtaatattatcctcccaggatagaacgatttaactcaccagagtATCGGTACCAAAAACGCTGGTGAACGGCGAATCACTTAATGATTGTAAATCACACTGGAATGTACTTGtgcagaagaaggagaagaagttcagaaaatttcttaaggaaagattctgggatcaaGGCATATTTATAGCCATTTTCTGGCACTGCTTTTGAAAAGTTTACagcctttcagaaacagccatggctatTGGAAAAGGCGGGAGCGttcaaaatattttgggaaaataatttcaaataatccgggaaagaaacGAACCGGGTCGCGTCGCGGATCCTAGGTTATTCCGGGTTGACttttcgttaattaattaaattaatttattaaataattaaaagaaattttgtccaaaaagatttatcaatcaattgatctttgatcaaatccaaatccgaatctaAAACCGAAGTCGAGCCGAGCGAGCAGCGAAGACGACGACGCGAGACTTACCTTCTTTGCAACCCATTTAACACCAAGAGAAGTGCTTTCCCAATATAAGCACATTCTATTTTCTTTCCACCACTAATGAGGGACAATTGCTCTTTCCAAAGCATTAGGGAGCTCACTTTCCCTTCATATTTCTTCCCTTCATTTCCTATTTACCAACCTTTAATCCCAACAATatcccacatgaatggggaatgactaTAAGACATAGGAACGCATAGACGAGTGTGTGATTTACATGCAAGGATTAATTGTATCTGGATAAGTAAGTTtttctttgaacttttcgtagtgaacttatatcggatatactcggtcaatcggtatatttgatatctttgaactgtCGAGCTTTGttatatacctagacaacataagtcatacaatcaacccttaactatcaatggttctcacggttgtattcgtttcagccatgaacaatGCCtagtttcatgagtgcttagagaatgggcatTTACTTTCTTTCCCCTTGAAGCaacttacacttcacactcacataagtgatttctaaacgtgtaatcctatagatacactatctggtcattttctgccagacttagcaaatcattaagaagctttaagctttattgactcatcaaaaagccttaatgttttacCCTGATTTTTAAATATTGTCTTCATTACGAGAATGGGTTAAACCTAGCTCTTAgaatctccagtctgctaggtagagttaccgccatgatgacttgtcctaggccttaaccccattcctttcgatgatctttcaactgcctctctagattggccttttgtaagtggatccgatacGTTATCTATTGACTTCACGTAGTCAATTGTGAAAAGACCACTAGAGAGTAATTGTCTAACGATATTGTGTCTTCGTCATATGTGACAAGATTTTCTGTTATACATAACGTTCCCTAACAtacctattgccgcttgactatcacaatgtatatatatataggtgccaaaggtttgggccaaaatggaatatctttcaCGAAATTCCagagccattcaacttcttcaccgaCCTTGTCTAAAGCTATAAATTCAGATTctattgtagaacgggcgatgcacatttgtttggatgatttccaagacattgttccacccccaattgtgaaaacatatccactcacggatttaacttcagatgatctggtgatccaatttgcatcactatatccctcaatcacagagggatatttgttataatgtaGAGCATAGTCTTGGGTATGTTTCAGATACCccaaactcgtttcattgccatccaatgtatttgattgggattacttgtaaaccgactcagtttgctAATAGCACATGATATATCTGGCcacgtacaattcatgatatacatcaaactttccaatactcttacatagtccagttgtgagtcactttcaccttcattcttttgaagtgcataactcacatCAATTGAAGTCTTGGCaatcttgaaatccaaatacttgaacttgtcaattACTTTTTCAAtatagtgagactgtgataacgctagaccttgtggagtcttccAAATTTTGGTTCCTAAGATTACATCAggaactcctaagtctttcatgtcgaatttgTTAGCTaccatgcgcttagtagcatttatatctgccatatctttgctcattatcaacatgtcatcaacatataaataaaCAATAACTTCATGActtggagtgtttttaatgtaaacacatttatcaCAGTCGTTGATTTTAAAACCATTTGCCAACATTATTTGgtcaatagtgccatcaactttcattttcctcttaaagattcatttcgaacctaaaggcttattttctggaggaagatcaaccaattctcatgtatgattatccaaaattgattgaatctcactattgactaccTCTTTCCAAAATACTGAATCAGAATATGACATAGCTACTttgaaagtttgaggctcattttcaagcaagaatgtcacaaaatctagtccaaaggaagtagatgttctttgacgtttgctacacCTTGGATCCGCttcacttggagtattttccATTGGTTCTTCCTGTGTTCATTTATTCCTTTCACTTGACGACTTGCATttagttttatacggatagatattttcaaagaattcagcattatctgattcaatTATTGCATTAACACGAATTTCGGGATTATcaaatttatgaaccaaaaattgacatgctttactatttgtagAATATCCAATGAAAACACAATCCATAATTTTTGGTCCgatttttatccttttgggtAAAGGTACTTGTACCATTtctaaacacccccacactttgaaatatttcaagctgattttcttcctttccatttttcatatggaatagattgcattttactgtggggtactctgttgagtatttaGTTAGCTGTAAGGATTGCTTCCCCCCACAAACTCTATAGTAAGCTTGAACTTATTAATAAataattcatcatttcctttaatgtccaATTTTTCCTTTCCGCATTTTTATTGGATTAAGGTGTGTAGAGGGCAAtagtgtcacggcccaaaatccaactagtcgtgatggcacctaacccaactcgatgataatataactgaacttttatacaaataattcccaaggactggtagtacaagtcatgagccactaagacttagatttttacaaaactgaattgaaataattacaacatctgtttgaaatataaatg
The sequence above is drawn from the Nicotiana tabacum cultivar K326 chromosome 13, ASM71507v2, whole genome shotgun sequence genome and encodes:
- the LOC107799333 gene encoding transcription factor bHLH94, which codes for MALETVVFQQDPFTYSHKDIYNLGGFFHEYNWDSSHSSIAQSYNNNSSSPEVCTGFLPAEYPPVETPVVSCRRKRRRTKCSKNKEEIENQRMTHIAVERNRRRQMNDYLAVLRSLMPPSYAQRGDQASIVGGAINFVKELEQLLQFLEAHKQEVKKQSSPNNASQHPFSKFFTFPQYATANNHPMATAYDGATTEERRSAVADIEVTMVESHANVKVLSRRRPKQLLKIVNWLQAMCFTILHLTVSTADHTVLYSFSVKVEDNCQLNTVSEIASAVHEMVAMIIKEEAMSC